One Balneola vulgaris DSM 17893 genomic window carries:
- a CDS encoding DoxX family protein: protein MKPWYKFIYQLVIGIIVLIDIDLGVAKVMWFEQTESFFTNIGWSKEIVVGFGIGQLLGAILLFIPQTRKIGAGISLITFMLSAGIQYHTGNVQEGLLLLLPAAVCIFFITVSLPIKSLE, encoded by the coding sequence ATGAAACCGTGGTATAAATTCATTTATCAATTAGTGATCGGCATAATTGTACTAATAGATATTGATTTGGGAGTTGCTAAAGTCATGTGGTTTGAGCAAACCGAGTCATTTTTCACAAATATAGGTTGGTCAAAAGAGATAGTTGTAGGCTTTGGTATTGGTCAACTTCTGGGAGCTATTTTGCTATTCATTCCACAAACTAGAAAGATAGGAGCAGGTATTAGTCTCATTACCTTTATGCTATCAGCGGGTATTCAATACCATACTGGAAATGTTCAGGAAGGGTTACTGTTATTATTACCCGCAGCAGTCTGTATTTTCTTTATAACTGTATCTTTGCCAATTAAATCATTAGAGTAA
- a CDS encoding biotin--[acetyl-CoA-carboxylase] ligase yields the protein MFDSNTFEKTLQTSWLGQNLLYLDEVSSTNEYAKGLSSKEAMAGTLVLTDKQTQGKGQHAKTWSTEPNQNLTFSLVFKPPVSDRITLLTLACASAIEDILKKNLGDDEISLKWPNDVYVGSKKIAGLLTEVVFNGSKVDRVVVGIGLNVNQTQYPKELKETAGSLATITGKSWSREELLAELLTRIEHNYHRWTASNVELVKEINPKLIGFGKWVHLEVEGDMQPDSFKFLGMNESGALQVLNKDLEVNTFAYEQVRVHPN from the coding sequence TTGTTCGATTCAAACACCTTCGAAAAAACACTACAAACGTCTTGGCTGGGCCAAAATTTACTTTATTTAGATGAAGTAAGTTCTACCAATGAATACGCCAAAGGCTTGAGTTCAAAAGAAGCTATGGCTGGAACCCTTGTGTTAACGGATAAACAAACACAAGGGAAAGGACAGCATGCCAAAACATGGAGTACCGAGCCTAATCAAAACTTAACCTTTAGTTTGGTTTTTAAACCGCCTGTTTCAGACCGCATTACATTACTTACTTTAGCGTGCGCATCTGCCATTGAAGATATTTTGAAAAAAAACTTAGGCGATGATGAAATTAGCTTGAAGTGGCCCAATGATGTGTATGTAGGTTCCAAGAAAATAGCAGGCTTACTTACAGAAGTAGTATTCAATGGAAGTAAAGTAGACCGGGTGGTTGTAGGAATTGGGTTGAATGTAAATCAAACTCAATATCCGAAGGAGTTAAAAGAAACAGCGGGGTCTTTGGCCACTATTACAGGAAAAAGTTGGTCGAGAGAAGAGCTTTTAGCTGAACTATTAACACGTATCGAACACAACTATCATCGGTGGACGGCTTCAAACGTGGAATTAGTGAAGGAAATTAATCCAAAGTTAATTGGGTTCGGGAAGTGGGTGCATTTAGAAGTAGAGGGCGATATGCAGCCAGATAGTTTTAAGTTTTTGGGAATGAATGAATCAGGTGCACTTCAAGTGTTGAATAAGGACCTTGAAGTGAATACTTTTGCCTATGAGCAAGTCAGAGTCCATCCCAATTAA
- the hpt gene encoding hypoxanthine phosphoribosyltransferase yields MSFYLPESVDCNGELFKVFITKEQIDARIELLGKKLDKDFEDKHPIFIGILNGAFIFLADLMRSVTIPCEVDFMKLSSYGDEKVSSGQVTELKEIDAKVKGRHVILVEDIVDTGLSMKYMVEKMKKHNPASVSVITLLHKKEATKHDVQVDYVGFEIPTKFVLGYGLDYAQEGRNLAQIYALHEEE; encoded by the coding sequence ATGAGTTTTTATTTACCAGAATCCGTGGATTGCAACGGGGAATTATTCAAAGTTTTTATCACGAAAGAGCAAATTGATGCACGCATAGAATTGCTTGGAAAAAAACTGGACAAGGATTTTGAAGACAAGCATCCCATTTTTATTGGCATCCTAAACGGCGCTTTTATCTTTCTTGCCGATTTAATGCGCAGTGTTACCATCCCCTGTGAGGTAGATTTCATGAAACTCTCAAGCTACGGCGATGAAAAAGTTTCTTCAGGACAGGTTACTGAACTCAAAGAAATTGATGCGAAAGTAAAAGGTCGCCATGTGATATTGGTAGAAGATATTGTAGATACTGGCCTATCTATGAAATACATGGTTGAAAAAATGAAGAAGCATAATCCAGCATCCGTATCTGTAATAACCTTGTTGCATAAAAAAGAAGCTACCAAGCATGATGTTCAAGTGGATTATGTAGGCTTCGAAATCCCTACTAAGTTTGTTCTAGGCTATGGTTTAGACTACGCTCAAGAAGGAAGAAACCTAGCTCAGATTTATGCGCTTCACGAAGAAGAATAA
- a CDS encoding YihY/virulence factor BrkB family protein, with protein MEFLIFRKNIEEQTNLAHYAYEVILNSLLILWVGSFFMGIWEHRSGIMALCGKGDKANYYMQSISKYGQVLKDTIKDYSIKSGMNYSSSIAFYIIFSLPAILVITLTIAGTFYSDEMVRESIMTQFERIFGGESMALIERLLTNTAENTDENGIRWISIITLLISATTVFAALQDGINEFWNVQPKSDKNLYNFIKNRLISLVIAASIGILLLSSLLYETTASLLSNSEWVEQSFINGEWFSLLNPVIILLFTMLVFAGLFKAIPDAKVQWRNVWFGAFITTVLFALGKEGMALYIGNSSFESIYGASGSLVIFLIWIYFSSMIVLFGAQLTAKYSEIMEGGVEPLDYAVVVEETEKEKG; from the coding sequence ATGGAGTTCCTCATATTCAGAAAAAATATCGAAGAGCAAACTAACTTAGCCCATTACGCATACGAAGTTATTTTAAACTCTCTACTCATTTTATGGGTAGGGAGTTTTTTTATGGGGATATGGGAACATAGGAGTGGAATTATGGCTTTATGTGGAAAAGGGGACAAAGCTAACTATTACATGCAATCAATTTCTAAATACGGACAAGTTCTAAAAGACACCATAAAAGATTATTCCATAAAGAGTGGAATGAACTACAGTTCGTCTATCGCATTCTACATTATATTTTCACTGCCGGCTATTCTAGTGATTACACTCACTATTGCCGGAACCTTTTATTCAGATGAGATGGTACGCGAAAGTATTATGACCCAATTCGAGCGTATTTTCGGAGGGGAGAGCATGGCATTGATTGAGCGACTGCTTACCAATACGGCTGAAAACACCGATGAGAATGGCATTCGTTGGATTAGTATAATCACCTTATTGATAAGTGCGACTACGGTTTTTGCGGCTTTACAAGATGGGATAAATGAGTTTTGGAATGTTCAGCCAAAATCAGATAAAAACCTCTATAACTTTATAAAGAATAGATTGATCTCACTAGTCATTGCCGCATCGATAGGAATTTTACTACTCAGCTCTTTGCTCTATGAAACCACAGCTTCACTGTTAAGCAATTCAGAATGGGTAGAGCAGTCTTTTATAAACGGTGAATGGTTTAGTTTACTGAACCCGGTCATCATCTTACTATTTACCATGTTGGTTTTTGCCGGCCTCTTTAAAGCGATTCCAGATGCTAAAGTGCAATGGCGAAATGTTTGGTTCGGCGCCTTTATAACCACCGTATTATTTGCACTTGGTAAAGAAGGGATGGCACTGTATATCGGTAATAGTTCATTTGAGAGTATCTATGGAGCATCGGGATCGCTCGTTATTTTCTTAATCTGGATATACTTCTCCTCTATGATTGTATTATTCGGGGCCCAACTAACGGCCAAATATTCCGAGATCATGGAAGGTGGAGTCGAACCCCTAGATTACGCCGTTGTTGTTGAAGAAACCGAAAAGGAAAAGGGGTAG
- the tilS gene encoding tRNA lysidine(34) synthetase TilS — MSKSESIPIKYTLAAFLDSTLPQRSSLIVGVSGGADSMALLHALHSLQEKVFVVHVNYGLRGKDSDLDQELVEGMAFEWGMECCSVQLDSRKAEGQNFQQWARDQRYNIFKGLMDAEGASAILVAHHQDDQVETILQKVFRGSGPEAWQGMSAFDGTIARPLLGFTKEEILQYCKGHAIPFREDSSNQKSAYARNLIRNELAEKMDALLPGWKKNVLKLEDWGALMDESLASIESKYESNITFPLQIFELETEAVSKALLKRFLGQHKVDVSAGQLQEIQSLHSAQVGSSVVYSPSIKIVREREGLTVVEFDEASDSKSFQIERPTSEESTTVEVENFLFNYSTSKCSEFYLSADSLMWPLEVRNWQSGDRLQPLGMQGTQTVADHLTNRKIPNALRDKSLVLCGTDGTIYAIIYPEPTKNGLGMISELVKVDGDTKQYLSIRLKEKL, encoded by the coding sequence ATGAGCAAGTCAGAGTCCATCCCAATTAAATATACCTTAGCCGCCTTTCTAGATTCTACTCTACCCCAACGATCTTCATTAATTGTGGGTGTGAGTGGCGGAGCTGATTCAATGGCTCTACTTCATGCACTTCATTCCCTTCAAGAAAAAGTATTCGTAGTTCATGTGAATTACGGTTTAAGAGGTAAAGATTCTGATTTAGATCAAGAACTTGTGGAAGGCATGGCCTTTGAGTGGGGAATGGAATGTTGTTCTGTTCAATTAGACAGCCGTAAAGCTGAAGGGCAGAATTTTCAACAATGGGCGAGAGATCAGCGGTACAACATATTTAAAGGTTTGATGGATGCAGAGGGCGCCTCAGCAATTTTAGTTGCTCACCATCAAGACGACCAAGTAGAAACCATATTGCAAAAAGTATTTAGAGGAAGTGGACCTGAAGCATGGCAAGGTATGTCAGCTTTTGATGGGACCATTGCTCGTCCGCTATTGGGATTTACCAAGGAAGAGATACTTCAGTATTGTAAAGGACATGCTATTCCATTTCGGGAGGATAGCTCTAATCAAAAAAGTGCATATGCCCGAAACCTCATCCGTAATGAACTCGCTGAGAAAATGGACGCATTGCTTCCGGGCTGGAAAAAAAATGTGCTAAAATTAGAGGATTGGGGCGCGTTAATGGATGAGTCTTTGGCATCCATTGAAAGCAAATACGAATCCAATATTACATTCCCACTTCAGATTTTTGAATTGGAAACAGAGGCCGTTAGTAAAGCCTTACTAAAACGATTTTTAGGACAACACAAGGTGGATGTAAGTGCAGGTCAACTTCAGGAAATTCAATCGTTACACTCGGCACAAGTTGGATCTAGTGTAGTTTATAGCCCCTCTATAAAAATAGTGAGAGAAAGAGAGGGATTGACCGTAGTAGAATTTGATGAAGCTTCAGATTCAAAGAGTTTCCAAATTGAGCGGCCAACGTCCGAAGAATCCACCACAGTTGAAGTTGAAAATTTCCTGTTTAATTATTCCACTTCTAAGTGTTCAGAGTTTTATCTTTCTGCGGATAGTTTAATGTGGCCCCTAGAAGTTCGAAATTGGCAATCAGGAGATCGCTTGCAGCCCTTAGGAATGCAAGGCACTCAAACGGTTGCGGATCACCTTACAAACCGAAAAATACCAAACGCACTACGCGATAAATCTTTGGTATTATGCGGAACAGATGGTACTATTTACGCTATTATTTATCCTGAGCCTACAAAAAATGGGTTGGGAATGATTTCAGAATTAGTAAAAGTAGATGGAGATACGAAGCAATATCTCTCCATCAGATTAAAAGAGAAGTTATGA
- a CDS encoding DUF2179 domain-containing protein, with the protein MFDLFPAFAVPILIFVARIADVSLGTLRIVMVSRGYKFKAACLGFFEVLIWTIVVTELLQNLDNWVNYIAYAGGFATGTYIGMLIESKLKVGTIIVRVITQNKFEDLTEHLKIAGFTITSLDAEGGFGPVKIIFTVLKRKRWNEVVSIIETIDPKAFYSSEDVKFSTSEGMIDRLSGKRNPSDRLLGLRKGI; encoded by the coding sequence ATGTTTGATCTATTTCCAGCATTTGCAGTTCCTATTTTAATATTTGTTGCCCGCATCGCTGATGTGAGTTTAGGTACCCTTCGTATCGTTATGGTATCAAGAGGCTATAAGTTTAAAGCCGCATGCTTAGGATTTTTCGAAGTACTGATATGGACAATCGTAGTTACTGAGCTATTGCAAAATCTAGACAACTGGGTGAATTATATAGCCTATGCGGGTGGTTTTGCGACAGGCACATACATAGGCATGTTGATTGAGAGTAAATTGAAAGTGGGTACTATTATAGTTCGTGTGATTACCCAAAATAAGTTCGAAGATCTTACTGAACACCTAAAAATAGCTGGTTTTACCATCACCTCATTAGATGCCGAAGGAGGCTTTGGTCCCGTAAAAATCATCTTTACTGTTCTGAAAAGGAAGCGATGGAATGAAGTGGTTTCTATCATTGAAACAATAGATCCCAAAGCATTCTATTCTTCAGAAGATGTGAAGTTCTCAACCTCAGAAGGAATGATAGATCGACTTAGCGGGAAACGTAATCCTTCTGATAGATTATTAGGGCTTCGAAAGGGAATCTAA
- a CDS encoding YeiH family protein encodes MLKTSALSRLLFLLVSVLVLHPFIGAALALSLGILIGNIGRNIYTEEKRSKVAALILKVSVVGLGFGLNLNTAIETGNEGFFITFASILITLGLGYLFAKLFKLDRSISTLISSGTAICGGSAIATISPIIKADTKTISMALGVVFVLNAMALFVFPHLGNWFEMSAYQFGMWCAIAIHDTSSVVGAASTFGAEALKIATTVKLTRALWIIPIALMFSFIHSKGKYQFKLPWYIVGFIVSMILTEYVPLIQSIAPQVFNASKSLLKVALYLIGSSLTVQMIKGVGWKPMLFGVALWLVITLFGLVTVLFFL; translated from the coding sequence TTGTTAAAAACCAGCGCTCTCTCAAGGCTTCTTTTTCTTTTAGTATCTGTTCTAGTACTCCATCCATTTATAGGAGCAGCTCTTGCCTTAAGCTTGGGTATTCTGATTGGTAATATTGGCCGAAATATCTATACAGAAGAGAAGAGGTCTAAGGTCGCTGCTTTGATTTTGAAAGTATCTGTAGTAGGATTAGGCTTTGGTTTGAATTTGAATACAGCAATTGAGACCGGTAATGAGGGATTCTTCATTACTTTCGCTAGCATCCTAATTACCCTAGGATTAGGATATTTATTTGCCAAGCTCTTCAAGCTTGATCGCTCGATTTCCACTTTAATATCCTCAGGAACTGCCATATGCGGAGGGAGTGCTATTGCCACTATATCACCAATTATCAAAGCTGATACTAAGACAATTAGCATGGCATTAGGGGTGGTTTTTGTATTGAATGCGATGGCTTTATTTGTATTCCCACACCTAGGAAATTGGTTCGAGATGAGCGCTTATCAATTTGGAATGTGGTGTGCCATTGCCATTCACGATACCAGTTCTGTAGTAGGTGCGGCAAGTACTTTTGGAGCTGAAGCATTGAAAATAGCAACAACCGTTAAACTTACTCGAGCATTATGGATCATACCCATTGCTTTAATGTTTTCTTTCATCCATTCGAAAGGAAAGTATCAGTTTAAATTACCTTGGTACATCGTCGGTTTCATTGTAAGTATGATATTAACAGAATACGTTCCTCTGATTCAAAGCATTGCACCGCAGGTATTTAATGCCTCTAAATCGCTTTTAAAAGTGGCACTTTACCTAATTGGGAGTAGCCTAACGGTACAAATGATAAAAGGGGTTGGGTGGAAACCGATGCTCTTTGGAGTAGCACTCTGGCTCGTAATCACCCTATTCGGGCTTGTTACTGTTCTATTCTTTTTATGA
- a CDS encoding GyrI-like domain-containing protein, whose amino-acid sequence MNPKITQLSPKLLIGISAKTKMVDYAAPRLWQQFMPKRSTIPHVVDHRNYSIQIHDEAYDFAQFTPQTSFTYWAATEVHKQDAIMDDTPFSNLEIPGGLYAVFLHKGTMETFYQTLQTFYMEWLPDSGYKVDQRPHFELLDERYLGHTNADSQEEIWVPITPN is encoded by the coding sequence ATGAATCCAAAGATCACTCAACTATCACCCAAACTTCTCATAGGAATTTCGGCCAAAACAAAGATGGTAGATTATGCGGCTCCACGATTGTGGCAACAGTTCATGCCCAAGCGATCTACTATTCCACATGTAGTGGATCACCGCAATTATTCTATTCAAATCCATGATGAGGCGTATGATTTCGCTCAATTCACACCACAAACATCCTTTACGTATTGGGCGGCAACTGAAGTCCATAAACAAGATGCTATCATGGACGATACGCCATTTTCAAATTTAGAAATTCCAGGTGGTTTATATGCCGTTTTTCTTCATAAAGGCACTATGGAAACCTTTTACCAGACTCTACAAACTTTCTATATGGAATGGCTACCGGATTCTGGGTATAAGGTAGATCAACGCCCTCATTTTGAGTTACTGGATGAGCGCTATCTCGGTCATACCAATGCAGATTCACAAGAAGAAATCTGGGTACCTATCACTCCAAACTAA
- a CDS encoding prolyl oligopeptidase family serine peptidase, translating into MKKLLWGLGVLVFTLSGSSIQAQNKQLTIDDYTKWSRIVGTELSDDGKWFAYALRPNGGDDTLFVQSLSSDDVYEIPNANNAVFSGDGKWVSYMISPDQETEKKLRKSKKAVFRKAELLNLTTGEKKSIERGKSISFSNNSSHWVVHREKPEEDDSKHKGSDLVIHDLSTQKAITVGNVSEFAFNMKSSAVAYLVDANDKVGNGLYLLNTKSNAIKAVDTDSASYSQLTWDDHNALKSDWDKKGNKIAVLKGNTHKEEVHRSNELLVVSNVMGEASITKSNTAKLPNGYIISEDRSPSWTANSEMVLIGLKQQEEKIEMSKDTLANVDVWHWNDDRIQTVQMRQLNRDLRYTYVASFNTKSGSITQLTDEMVRSLVINEHNQYMVGRDEEPYRNDVNWGVSPADLYRIDIKSGNRVKFAEQIKRPLGYSPDGKFYLYQKIVQNDARLFVYNLSKNETIDLTKNTATRFVNDEHIYPHENPPYGVAGWTKNGKSVIMNTKYDLWAVALDGSGATNITKGEGEQEKIIFRYVNMNRQEPFIETSEELLLSAFGELSKKDGFYSLRIGKSPKMLVYEDASFGNPRKAENAKVVMLTRQTFEDFPDYYKTDSSFKKLDRVTDANPQQAEYAWGSRKLVEFESGKGRKVQGTLTLPANYEAGKRYPTIIYFYEKMSDRHHQYSMPTYDDRPHMSFYASNGYMVFMPDVYLEEGSPGTSSLDAITSAAQALIDQGYAEEENIGLQGHSWGGYQTSFILTQTDMFKTIVIGAPPTNLESFYNNIYGSSGTNHHGIMEIGQVRMGRDKTPWSAREAYQRENPMYHVPNINTPFLILHGTDDGAVDWAQGLELYNAARRNGKEVIFLSYPGEGHHLGREANQIDFQIRMKQYFDHHLKGIEAPDWMTNGVPHIQKKYRRAN; encoded by the coding sequence ATGAAAAAGCTTTTATGGGGATTGGGCGTACTTGTTTTTACTTTGAGTGGAAGTAGCATCCAAGCACAGAATAAACAACTAACAATAGATGACTACACAAAATGGTCAAGAATTGTAGGAACTGAATTATCAGATGACGGGAAATGGTTTGCCTATGCTCTTCGGCCAAACGGGGGCGACGATACTCTTTTCGTTCAATCATTATCGAGTGATGATGTATATGAAATTCCCAATGCGAACAATGCAGTATTTTCAGGGGATGGGAAATGGGTGAGTTACATGATCTCTCCAGATCAAGAAACAGAGAAGAAGCTTCGGAAATCAAAAAAGGCTGTATTTAGAAAAGCTGAGTTATTAAACCTGACTACCGGTGAAAAGAAGAGTATTGAAAGAGGTAAAAGCATCTCGTTTTCTAATAATAGTAGCCATTGGGTAGTGCATCGTGAAAAGCCCGAAGAGGATGATTCTAAACACAAAGGAAGTGACTTAGTAATTCATGATTTAAGTACACAAAAAGCAATCACTGTGGGTAATGTATCTGAGTTTGCCTTCAATATGAAAAGTAGTGCAGTAGCTTACCTTGTTGACGCTAATGATAAAGTTGGGAATGGATTATATCTACTGAATACGAAATCGAATGCCATAAAAGCTGTGGATACAGACTCTGCTTCATACAGTCAATTAACTTGGGATGATCATAATGCACTGAAGTCAGATTGGGACAAGAAAGGAAATAAAATTGCGGTCTTAAAAGGGAATACCCATAAAGAAGAAGTTCATAGATCGAATGAGCTGTTAGTAGTAAGCAATGTAATGGGCGAAGCGTCAATAACTAAGTCCAACACAGCTAAGCTTCCAAATGGATATATCATTAGTGAAGATCGATCGCCAAGTTGGACAGCGAACAGTGAAATGGTTCTGATTGGCTTAAAACAGCAGGAAGAAAAAATAGAGATGAGTAAGGATACCCTCGCCAATGTAGATGTATGGCATTGGAATGATGATCGAATTCAAACCGTGCAAATGCGTCAGCTAAATAGAGATCTTAGGTACACCTATGTCGCTTCCTTCAATACTAAAAGTGGTTCAATTACACAGTTAACGGATGAAATGGTGAGATCCTTAGTAATCAATGAACATAACCAATATATGGTTGGGCGCGATGAAGAGCCTTATCGTAATGATGTGAACTGGGGCGTTTCACCCGCCGATTTATATCGAATAGATATTAAGTCTGGTAATAGAGTGAAGTTTGCAGAACAGATTAAACGTCCTTTGGGATATTCACCGGATGGAAAGTTCTATTTATATCAAAAAATAGTTCAAAATGACGCTCGACTATTCGTGTACAATCTTAGTAAAAATGAAACGATTGACCTGACTAAGAATACAGCTACACGATTCGTGAATGATGAGCACATTTATCCACATGAAAACCCACCGTATGGGGTTGCTGGGTGGACGAAAAATGGCAAGTCGGTGATCATGAACACGAAGTATGATTTATGGGCTGTAGCTTTGGATGGTTCGGGAGCTACGAACATCACAAAAGGGGAAGGCGAACAAGAGAAAATCATATTTCGATACGTAAATATGAACCGCCAAGAACCGTTTATAGAAACATCGGAGGAACTTCTGTTAAGCGCTTTTGGTGAATTAAGTAAGAAAGATGGTTTCTATAGCCTTCGCATCGGTAAATCACCAAAAATGCTCGTGTATGAGGATGCAAGCTTTGGTAATCCACGAAAAGCAGAAAATGCCAAAGTGGTGATGCTTACAAGACAAACTTTCGAAGACTTCCCAGATTATTATAAGACGGATTCATCATTCAAAAAACTAGACAGAGTAACCGACGCAAATCCACAACAGGCGGAGTATGCATGGGGTAGTAGAAAACTAGTTGAGTTTGAGAGTGGTAAAGGAAGAAAAGTGCAAGGCACACTTACTTTACCAGCGAACTATGAAGCAGGGAAAAGGTATCCAACGATTATTTACTTCTATGAAAAAATGTCGGATCGCCATCATCAATACTCTATGCCAACCTACGATGATCGTCCACATATGTCGTTTTATGCGAGTAATGGCTATATGGTGTTCATGCCCGATGTCTATTTAGAAGAAGGAAGTCCCGGAACGAGTTCATTAGATGCTATTACTTCAGCAGCACAGGCACTTATAGATCAAGGATATGCTGAGGAAGAGAACATTGGCTTGCAAGGACACAGTTGGGGTGGGTATCAAACTTCATTTATCCTCACTCAAACAGATATGTTTAAGACTATTGTAATTGGTGCTCCACCTACGAACCTAGAGAGCTTCTATAATAATATATATGGAAGTTCAGGGACTAATCACCACGGAATTATGGAAATTGGACAAGTGCGTATGGGTAGAGATAAAACTCCGTGGTCGGCACGAGAAGCCTATCAGCGCGAAAACCCAATGTATCATGTGCCAAACATAAACACTCCATTTTTGATTTTACATGGTACAGATGACGGCGCTGTAGATTGGGCGCAGGGACTAGAACTGTATAACGCGGCAAGGCGAAATGGAAAAGAAGTGATCTTTTTATCATACCCAGGTGAAGGACATCACTTAGGCCGTGAAGCAAATCAAATTGATTTTCAAATTCGTATGAAGCAATACTTCGATCATCATCTTAAAGGCATTGAAGCTCCGGATTGGATGACGAATGGAGTTCCTCATATTCAGAAAAAATATCGAAGAGCAAACTAA
- a CDS encoding bifunctional phosphoglucose/phosphomannose isomerase: MKINQQLIERVDSENMWGLMEAFPTHWQQIMEQTQEVELSVDVSRIKNVCFAGMGGSAIGADLIRAYSLKSCPVPVQVVRHYELPSYISEETLFIACSFSGNTEETLTALSNALEKGAQVIGVTSGGNLQKKAISEGFDYIQIPGGMPPRAALAYSFVPLFRIFSALGFLDESDDVLNETLDLLKDGVTKFKDFTSNDALALAEEMNGSLPIIYTDALLMEPVNLRWRGQFEENSKTLAYGNTFPEMNHNEIVGWEHLAHLAGRLTVVMLKDRDDNPRVIKRMEIVKELIVDQALSVIEVTTIGKSRLARLFSLIQLGDWISMYLALLNEIDPTPIAKIDILKSKLAEV, from the coding sequence ATGAAGATTAATCAACAATTAATAGAACGTGTAGATAGTGAAAATATGTGGGGGCTTATGGAAGCATTCCCAACACATTGGCAACAAATAATGGAGCAAACTCAAGAAGTAGAATTATCTGTGGATGTTTCTCGCATAAAGAATGTATGCTTCGCTGGAATGGGTGGTTCTGCAATTGGTGCGGACCTAATACGAGCTTATTCGTTGAAATCTTGTCCGGTGCCAGTGCAAGTAGTGCGCCATTATGAATTGCCGAGTTATATTTCTGAAGAGACCCTGTTTATAGCATGTAGTTTTTCAGGAAATACGGAAGAAACACTCACTGCACTTTCAAATGCATTAGAAAAAGGAGCTCAAGTTATTGGGGTTACTTCAGGTGGAAACCTTCAAAAAAAGGCCATAAGTGAGGGTTTTGATTACATTCAAATTCCTGGGGGGATGCCACCACGAGCTGCGCTAGCCTATAGTTTTGTGCCACTATTTAGAATATTTTCTGCACTCGGATTTCTAGATGAGTCGGATGATGTACTGAATGAAACCCTAGACTTACTGAAAGACGGTGTAACGAAATTCAAAGATTTCACATCCAATGATGCCCTTGCTTTAGCCGAGGAGATGAACGGTAGTTTACCCATCATTTATACCGATGCCTTATTGATGGAGCCTGTGAATTTAAGGTGGAGAGGACAATTTGAAGAAAACTCAAAAACCTTAGCCTACGGCAATACTTTCCCAGAAATGAACCATAACGAGATTGTAGGTTGGGAACATTTAGCACATCTAGCAGGTAGGTTAACAGTAGTAATGTTGAAAGATCGAGATGACAATCCACGTGTTATAAAGCGCATGGAAATCGTGAAAGAACTGATTGTAGATCAAGCACTTTCTGTTATTGAAGTTACTACAATCGGTAAAAGTAGATTAGCTCGACTATTCTCATTAATTCAACTTGGTGACTGGATAAGTATGTATCTAGCGCTATTAAATGAAATTGACCCTACACCAATCGCTAAAATTGATATTCTGAAAAGTAAACTAGCGGAAGTGTAG